Part of the Pseudomonas baltica genome is shown below.
GCCGACCGGTTTGTAGGGGTAACCATTCTGGTCGGCATAGGCGATACGTACCTGGCGGCCGTTGTCGAGGCGAATCCTGCCCGAGCCTTGAATCTGCAGGAACTGCAGGTCGATCTGATTGCTCAGCCAGGCCAGCACAGGCGCATTGGCGCCCTTGCCCTGAATGGTCGCGGCATCGTCATAGGGCTTGAGTACCCGACCTTCAAGGCGCCCGCGCAAGCGCTTGCCCTTGAGCTCGGGGTAGATGCTGTCCAGGTTGACGATGATCAGGTCGTCGGGCACACCATATACGGGCACTGTATCGCGCTCGGTGCGTTGCAGGCTGCCGGGGTACACGGGTTCGTAGTAACCGGTGATCAGGCCCTTGTCATTGCCGCCCGAGCGCAGGCTGTAGGCTTGCAGGTTCTGCTGCAGGAAGGCGCGCACCGCCGGCGCGTTGGCCTGTACCTGGCTGGCGGCGCTGCACGTAGCACCCCAGACCGGGTCCTTGGCCAGGCGCGTGCAGGCCGAGGACCAGGCCGAAAAGCCGGCCAGCAGGTCAGCGTCGCTGACGGCGGGCAGTGCGGACCAGTCGACGCTGACATAGGTTGGGGGTTTGGGCGCTGGGGCGGTGGGCGCAGGATTTTTTTCGCAGCTGGCCAGCAGCAGGAGCAAGGGCAGGGAGCACAGACGCAAAGCGCGCCACGAAAAACGGAGATCAGGCACGCGAAGCAACCTTGGCTGATGAATTGAAGCCCGCTAGCTTGGGCAAAGCGGGGCGGTGAGTCAAATGACGGTGCCACCTGTGAGCGCTGGCTTGCGCGTTCGGCGGCGAAAGGGGCGAAAATCAGGCGTGGTTGCCGGCGTCTTCGTGGGTAGCGGGCTCCTCGCAAGGTCGATCACATTCCTAAACGGAATGCACGATATAAAAAACATGAATTTTATTTATCGCACAGGGCCCGGTAGCGTAGCGCCATTCCCGTCAAGGAGCAGGTCATGAGCACTGAAGCCGACAACCCCGCCGAGCGCCATTGGCAGCGCAATCTCACTGTCTGCGTGTTCGGTGCGTTCACCACCATCGTCGCGATGACCCTGCTGCTGCCATTCCTGCCGCTGTATGTCGAGCACCTGGGCGTGACTGATCCTGCCGCCGTGGTGCAGTGGTCGGGTATCGCCTTTGGTGCCACCTTCCTGTCGGCGGCATTGACCGCGCCGCTCTGGGGCCGCCTGGGCGATCGCTATGGGCGCAAGCTGATGCTGATTCGTGCAAGCCTGGGCATGGCCATCGCCATGTCGCTGATCGGCCTGGCAGAGAACATCTGGCAGCTGGTGCTGTTGCGTTTACTGGCCGGCCTGCTCGGGGGATACGCCTCGGGGGCCACCATCCTGGTCGCCACGCAAACGCCCAAGGGCCGCTCCGGGTGGGCGCTGGGGGTGTTGTCTTCAGGCATCATGGCGGGCAGCCTGGCCGGTCCGCTGATTGGCGGGCTGCTGCCGCCCTTGATGGGCATTCGTAATACCTTTTTCCTGGCAGGCGGGGTGATCTTCATCACCTTCCTGGCCACCTTGTTGCTGCTCAAGGAAGTGCCCCGGCCGCCACGCACCGCCGGCCAGCAGCAGGCCGACAAGGTTTCGGTTTGGCGGCAGTTGAACAACCCCAGGCCGGTGGTGACGATGTTCGTGATCGCCGGGGTGCTGATGTTCTCGACCATGTCGATCGAGCCGATCATCACTGTCTACCTGATGGAGTTGCACGCCGATCATCTGACCCTCATGGCCGGGCTGGTGATGTCGGCGACGGCGCTGGGCAGCATCTTGTCGGCGTCGCGCCTGGGCAAGGTCGCCGATCGCATAGGGCACTGGCGGATCGTGACGCTTTGCCTGGCGGCAGCGGCAGCGCTGTTGATTCCCCAGGCACTGGTCACCCAGCCGTGGCAACTGGTAGTGCTGCGGTTCCTGATGGGCCTGGCACTCGGCGGGCTGCTGCCGTGCATCGCCAGCATCATTCGCCATAACGTGCCGCAGGGTATCGCCGGACGCATGCTGGGCTACTCCACTTCCAGTCAGTACATCGGCCAGGTCCTGGGGCCTGTGGCCGGCGGTTTCGTCGGCGGCCATCTGGGAATGCGCTGGGTATTCCTCGCGACCTTCGTACTGATGGCCGGGTGTGCGCTGGTCACCCTTACGCAACGACCGAGCACCTCTTCGTAGCGAGGGGGCCTGCTCGCGACAAACGCCGCATGCACCGCACCCACCTGACACACCGAATCGCCGCCAGACCCACAGCCTCCTCGCCGCAGGGGATAGCGAGCCCGTGGCAATGACGGCTACGTGTTCATTGGGCATAATGCGGGGTATATCCCCTATGGTGTTATCTCCGATGAAGCAGATTACCCGCGTCGAGCTGGTCGACCTCGCAGCACAGGCCGCCCAAGCCCCGCGCCTGCGCGCCAACCGCAATCTGCATCCCGAGTTGCAGGACCCGGTCCAGCGCCTGGCGATTGCCATGGAGCCCGGCACCTATGTGCGCGTGCACCGTCACCCGCACACCTTCGAGTTGCTCACGCCATTGAACGGGCGTTTCGTGGTGCTGAATTTCGATGACCAAGGGCAAGTGACCGCCCGTACTATCCTCGGGGAAGACAGCGCCGTGCTGGAAACCCCGGCCAATACCTGGCACGCCGTGCTGTCGCTGGATGTCAGCGGTGTTATCTTCGAGGTCAAGCAGGGGGCCTACCAACCGGTGGCCGCCGAGGATTTCTGGCCAGGTACGCCGGCAGAAGGCGAAGTAGGTACGGAACAGGTCATGGCCTGGTACGAGGTCGCACAGGTCGGCGACAGCCTGGCGTTTCTGAACTGACAAGCGGTAGCGCCCGGCGAGCTTTTGTGAGCAAACGTCCGGCGCCAAGCGACTGTTGCACTTACACTTACGGCAATTGGGCGGGGTAGGTCCCTGAACCTTCTGCCGTTCGGTTCGGTCGATAGCTGCGGCGCTGATGATTAAGCGCCTGGCACGGCCCGTTTATTCTTGGAGAGCCTTTTGTGATAACACTCAGATCCACAGCCAGACTCAAGGCCTGGGGTGCCCACGGTTTTACCGCCACCGGGGTGGTGCTGGCCTTTATGGCGACCATCGCGCTATTCGAAGGTCACCCCAAGACCTGCCTGCTCTGGCTGGGCGTGGCGCTGGTGGTCGACGGCCTGGATGGCGCGCTGGCGCGCAAGGTGAATGTGCAGACGGTGCTCGCGCATTTCGACGGCTCGACACTGGACCTGGTCATCGACTACCTGACCTACGTGTTCATCCCTGCGCTGTTCATCTACTTCTATATCCCGCTGCCGCAATACACCTTGCTGCTGTGCGTGTCGATCATCCTGGTGTCGTCGCTGTTCTGCTTTTGCAACGTCAACATGAAGAGCAAGGACAACTACTTCGTCGGCTTCCCCGCGGCCTGGAACGTCGTCGCGCTGTGCATGTACATCCTCGACTCGTCAGCCTGGGTCAATGTGGTGACCATCATCGGCCTGGGCCTGCTGACCCTGACCCGGATGAAGTTTCTGCACCCGTTTCGCGTGCGCAAGTTCATGCCGATCAACATCGCGGTGACCGCCATCTGGCTGCTGTGCAGCCTGTCGATGGTGGTCAACCAGCCCAATAACGGCACACTGATCCTGGTGGTCTGGTCGCTGATGTCGGCGTACTTTCTGCTGGTGTGCTTCTGGCGCACGGCGCTGGAATGGGTGGGCCGGGTACGTAACTGAACCGGCTCCAGGTGCAGGGCTTCAGAGGTTGCGCGGATCGCGCAACCACTCCTGCAACTCGGCCTCGGCCTGTTCCATGGCGGTGCGGTTGAGCACCTTGCGCAGCATCGCCACATTCACGGCTCGCGAGCGCAGATTGAATGCTGCGCTACGTTCCCCCCTGATGTCGGGCTGATACACCCCTAGCTTTTCGTACAGCTGCTGCAGGCGATTCTGCACACTGCGCAGCGACAGGTTGCGGCGCCCGGCGATGGCTCGATCGGTCAGGCCCAGGGCGATATCCTGCAACACCTCATATTCCGAATCGTTCAGGCCCTGGAGATGATCCTGGGCCTTTTGCTGCACGCCGCGTATCTCCCGATCGATCACGCATTGCTGTTCGATGAACAGGCTGCGCAAGGCCAGGCGCAGGCGTTCCTCGGAGGCGGTCTTGAGGATATAGCCGTACGCGGCGCCCTCCGGCACGATGCGCGAGATGCCCCGCACGTAGGCCTCATCAGCGTAGTTGGACCAAAACAGGATCGAAGTGTCCGGCCGCTCACGCCAGATGGTCTTGGCGGCCTCGACGCCGGTATGTCGGGGCATCTGCAGGTCCATGACCACTGCGGCCACCTGATGTTCATGGGCCAGGCGCTCGCCGACCCGGCCATCTTCGGCTTCCCACAGGTGGGAGCACTCCGGCATCGCCCCTTCGATGATTTCCTTGAGAAACGCCCGGTGCACCGGATCGTCTTCTACCAGCAAAATGTCCATCAGGCATGCTCCCTCAATTGGCTGACAGGCAGCGGCAGGCTCACGCACACCTGGGTCCCCCGGTTGCCTGGGCCCTTGTCGATCTGTACCTGCGCGCCCAGCAATTGCGCGCGGGTCTGCATGTTCTTGATGCCGCCGGTGTCCATGCGGTTGTTGCCATCCAGGCCCTGGCCGTCATCGACGATGGTCAACTGCAGGTGTTCGGCGACGCGGCTGATCTGCACGGTGATGGACGCGGGGGAGGCGTGCTTGATGGCGTTGTTGACGGCTTCCTGGACGATACGGAACAGCGCGATCTGTTGCGCTTCACTGAGCTGCCCGGCCACGCCGTCGCTGTGATCGAACAGGTGGGTATCGATGTTCAGGCCGCTGTTGCGCACGCTACGCAGCAGCAGGTCTTCGAGCCCTTCGGCAAAGCCGAACAGGTGCAGCACGGTGGGTTTGACGGCGTCGATGATGCGCCGCAGCTCCTGCATGCTCTCCTGCAACGCGGTGCTGACCGGCTGCAAGGCGTCGGCCGAGACCGGCGCCTGCAACTGCAAGCGCGCAATGCGCCGGTGCAGGCGGGTCATGTCGGCAAGCGTTTGATCGTGCAGGTCCATGCCGATGCGCTGGCGTTCGCTTTCGAGTTCTTCGGTCAAACGCAACGCGCCCAGGCGCAAACCTTCCTCGCGGGCACGAGTCTGCGCCTGGGCGATTTCCAGGTGTTTGGCCTGGTCCGCCTGGCGCAGCGCATACAGGTACGACGCCAGTAGGTCAGCGACGTGCTGGGTGTGGTCGACATCGGCCTGGGTATAGAAATTGGCGCTGTGAGTGGAGCAGCTCAACGCGCCGATGATCTCGCCACGGGCACGCAACGGCACGTGCAGGCGGCTGCGCAGTTGCGCATCGAAGATCGGCTGGGCGAATGCTCCAGGGAAGTGAAAACGTGAATCGAGCATCGCGTCGTCACTGAGAATGAACGCTACCTGGCCCAGCAGCAGTGCGCGAATCGGACTCTCTACGATCGGCAGGGGGTGATCGACGAAGTGGCTCCAGGCGGTTTGCACCCCGGTTTCATAGGCATGCAAATGGTTTTCGCCGTCGAGCAGCAGGCTCACGTCGATATGGTCGTGGGGGAGAATGAAGCGAATCTCGTCGGACACCGCGTTGACCATCGATTGCAGGTCTAGCTGCCCGGCCAGAGCGCGGGAAATGCCGAGGAAATGCTGTAGGACGTGTTCCGCCGAAATCAGGGGTCTTTGCACGGTGCTTCCCAGGTTTGTTTTTGTAGTGGGAATACGGGTTGCGGCCATCATAACGCTTCGTACGGCTCATCGTCGTTGGGCAGTCGTACTGCATTTACCTTAAGCGCCAGGCACAGTGAAAAACTGCACATCCCCGCCTTTGACCTGCGGGAACCCGCAACCGATCTGCGCCAATGCCCACAGACGCACCGGTATTAGCGGTGCAGACTGGCCCTGCAGCTGCACCAGGCCCCAGGTCAGTGCCTGCACTCATTCACGATGCCCCACAACAATAACAAGGGTCACGACATGAAACTCGACACGCTCCGTTGCGCGCTGCTGTCCAGCGCTCTGGTAATGGCCCCGCTGATGCTGGCCCAGGCTGCCACCGCCGACAAGACCATCGCCCTGTCCAACAACTATGCCGGCAACGCCTGGCGCCAGAACATGCTCAACAGCTGGCAGCAGACCACCGATCAGGCGGTCAAGACCGGCATCATCGCTTCGGCCGACTCGTTCACCACCGGCGAAAACCAGGCCACCGAACAAGCCGCGCAGATCCAGAACCTCATCCTGCAAGGCTACAACGCTATCGTCATCGACGCGGCATCGCCCACGGCACTCAACGGCGCGGTCAAGCAGGCCTGCGACGCTGGCATTATCGTCGTGTCGTTCGATGGCGTGGTCACCGAGCCCTGCGCCTACCGCATCTCGATGGACTTCAAGCAAAGCGGCATCGACCAGATGGACTACCTCGCCAGTCGCTACCCCAATGGCGCCAATGTGCTGGAAGTGCGCGGCCTGGCCGGGGTTTCGGTGGACGAGCTGATCCACTCCGGCATCGTGGCCGGCGCCGCCAAGCATCCAAACTTGAAAATAGTCGCTGCAGTCAACGGCAACTGGTCGCAGACTGCGGCGCAAAAGGCCGTTGCCGGCGTGTTGCCGAGCCTGCCGAAGATCGATGCAGTAGTCACCCAGGGCGATGATGGCTACGGCACCGCGCAGGCCTTTACCGCCGCTGGCCGGCCGACGCCGACCATCGTCTTCGGCAACCGCGAAGAAGAACTCTCCTGGTGGAAAAAACAAAAGGACCTAAACGGCTACCAGAGCTTCTCCATCTCCAGTGCGCCCAGCATCTCAAGCCTGGCGTTCTGGGTCGCCCAGCAGTTGCTCGATGGCAAGCAGCTGCCGCATGACCTGGTATCGCCAGCGGTGAGCGTCACTCAGGACACTCTCGAACAACAGCTCAAGGGCCTCGCCAAGGGCGATCTGGTGAGCCAGGTCTATAGCGTCGATGACGTCGCCAAGCTGCAAGCACCCGCCACTCATTGAGCCTGGAGGCTGCCATGTCTACAGCGCAACGCGTGACCTTCGCGGGTATCGGCAAGTCCTTTGGCGCGGTGCGGGCCTTGGATGGCGTCGACCTCAGCGTGCAGGCCGGGGAATGCCTGGGCCTGATCGGCCATAACGGCGCCGGTAAATCGACTTTGATGCAGGTGCTCGCCGGCACGCTGGCCGCAGATTGCGGCAGCCTGCTGATCGAGGGCCGTGACCGCCGCGACGACTATAGCGTGCAGATCGCCCGGCAATGCGCGATCCGCTGCGTGTTCCAGGAGTTGTCACTGTGTCCCAACCTGAGCGTCGCCGAGAACACTCGCTTGATGTGCCCGGCGATTCGCGGCTTCGGCTGGCGGCGTCACGCCCGCAAGCTGATCGAGGCAAGCCTTGACGAGATCTTTCCCCATCACGGCATCAGCGCCGACGACATCGTCGCCGACCTGGCGATTGGCAAACGGCAGATGGTCGAAATTGCCCGCGCGTTTGTGTGCGTCGACGAACGCCTGGATGTGGTGATCCTCGATGAACCGACCTCATCGCTGGACTCGCGGGTCTCGGCGCAGTTGTTGGCCTTTGTTCGGCGGTTTGTGGGGCAGGGCGGCAGCATCGTGCTGATCAGCCATATCCTCGGCGAGATGCTCGGCACCTGTGACCGTATTGCAGTGATGCGCGATGGCAAGGTGGTCGATACCCGCGCCGCTACGTCCTTCACCCATGCGACCTTGGTCGAGTCGATGGGCAGCGCCGCCAGCCACGCCAAGGCACAGGCCGAGGCCTACAGCAGCAAACGCTTGCAGGGCGCGGCGCTGCTCGAGCAGCGCCCGGCCGCTCAGCTCGATGGCGGTTGCGTGCGCGCCTGGCGCGGCGAAATCATCGGCCTGGCCGGGCTCGCCGGGCATGGCCAGAGTCAACTGCTGACGCAGATCCTGCGCCGCCGCATCGCCAGCGGTGAAGGCGCTGCGCTGGTGGCAGGCGATCGGCAGAACGATGGCGTATTCGCGCTCTGGTCGATCGCGCAGAACCTCGATCTCAGCGCCCTCAAGCAGCTCAAACGCGGTGGCCTGATCGATCCCCGGGCGTGCGCTACGCTGGCGGGCCAGTGGCAGCAGCGCATGGCGATCCGTACGCCGGACATGAACGCGCCAATCCTCTCGCTGTCCGGTGGCAATCAACAAAAGGCGCTGTTCGCCCGAGCCTTGGCGACCACCGCGCCAGTGATCCTGATGGATGACCCCATGCGCGGCGTGGATGTCGGCACCAAGCGTGAGGTGTATTCGATCATCCTCGAAGAAGCGGCCCGCGGGCGCACCTTCGTCTGGTACACCACCGAGCTCGAAGAGCTGGACTACTGCGACCATATCTATGTCTTTCGCGACGGCCAGGCGGTGCTCGACCTGCCCCGTGACGAACTGAGCGAGGAGCGGATCCTGCGTGGCTCCTTCGCCGAGGAGGTGGCATGAACATGCCGACGCGTATCGAGGGGGCAGTGGTGGCTGACGAGAGTGGATCAGGGGCAAGCCCCCTCGCTACACGCACCAGGGTGTCGCCGGTCAATCGGGCGCGCTGGCTGCGCAGCGCCTTGCCGGCGTTGTCATTGGTGGTGCTGCTGGGCACCATTTTTATCCTGCAGCCGCGGGCCATGAGCTATATGGGCATGAACCTGATGCTCAATCTGGCAGTGCCGATCGCCCTGGCGACCATCGCGCAGATGCTGATCATCACCGTCAACGATCTCGACCTGTCGCTGGGCAGCTATATCAGCTTCGTTGCCTGCGTGGCCGCGACCCTGCTCAACGATCACCCCATCCTCGGGGTGCTGGCGTTGTTGGGCTGCGTGCTGGTCTATGCGCTGCTGGGTGCCTTGATTCATGCCCGGCGCCTGCCGTCGATCGTGGTGACTCTGGGCATGTCGTTCATCTGGACCGGCGCCGCCGTACTGTTGCTGCCGGCCCCTGGCGGCACAGCGCCGCAATGGTTGCAGGCACTGGTGCGGATCAAGCCGCCACTGCTGCCATTCGCCATCATCGTGTGCATTGCCCTGGCGCTGCTGGTGCATCTGTTTCTGATGCGTTCGACCCTGGGTGTGGTGCTACGCGGCGCGGGCGGCAACCCGCTGGCGATCGCCAAGGCCGGTTGGTCGCTGTTGCGCATCAAGGTCACCTTGTATGCCATGGCCGGCGGCTTTGGCGTGTTGTCCGGCTTGTTTCTGGTCGGGCTGACCACCTCGGCCGACGCCAGCGTGGCGCTGCGCTACACCTTGTTGTCGATCGCCGGGGTGATCCTTGGCGGCGGCGAATTCGTCGGTGGACGGGTGTCGCCGATCGGCGCGGTACTGGGGGCCTTGACCTTGGTGCTGGCGGGCTCGCTGTTGTCGTTTATCCGGATCTCACCGGATTGGCAGATCGGTGCCCAGGGCGCGATTCTGATTCTGGTGCTGGCCCTGCGGGCTGCCGTCAACCGTATGGAGGCACGTCAGCCATGAAGGACATCCCCATCATCAAACGTGTACTCGACAAGCCTTGGCTGTGGTCGTTTCTGGCAGCGCTGCTGATCTGGGCGGCGACGCTGGTGTTCAACCGTGGCGCAGGCAGCGGCGCGTTGCTGTCCGGCGCGTTGGGGTTCTCGGCGTTTTTCGTGATCGTCGGCATCGGCCAGATGTTCGTGATCAGTACCGGCCCCGGCAATATCGACCTGTCGATCCCCGCCAACGTGGCATTGAGCGGCGCGGTGGCGATGAAGCTGATGGACAGCCACAACGAACTGATCTGGCTGGGTGTGCTCGGCGTGCTCGCCACCGGCGTGCTGGTCGGGTGCGGTAACTACGCGCTGATCAGGCTGCTGCGTATCCCTCCGATCATTGCCACTTTGTCGGCCAGTTTCCTTCTGCAATCACTGGCAATCGCCTACGGGCGCAGTGTGCGGATCCAGCCACCGGACGACTTCTACGCCTTCGCCACCGGCAAGCTGCTCGGGGTGCCTTACGTTGCCCTGGCGGTGATGCTCCTGGCGGTGCTGATGGGTGTGGTACTGACGCGCACCCTGTATGGCCGCTGGGTCCTCGCTATCGGCCAGAACCCGCGTGCGGCGGAACTGGCCGGGGTGCGGGTGGGGCGGGTGCGGTTCGCTACCTATGTGCTGAGTGCCTTGTTCGCCAGCCTCTGCGGCTTGCTGCTGGCCGGGTTCTCTGGCGGCGCCTCGCTGAGCATGGGCGATGAATACCTGTTGGCATCCATCGCCGTAGTGGTGATCGGCGGTACCTCGGTAGCTGGCGGCTTCGCCAACGTCCCGGGCATCTGGGGCGCAGCGCTGTTCCTGTACCTGCTGGTGAGCATGCTCAACAGTTTCGGAGCCAGTGCCGGGGTCCGCTTGATCCTGACCGGCGTGATCATCATCGCCGTCATCACGGCCATGAGCGGCCGCCAAACGGCCCGCGCCTGAATAGTCTATTTTTACGAGGATCGCCGCAGTGTCCGACGAACTTTATGAGCACCTTGACCCGCGCTTTCGCGCACTGACCATCCCCAACACCCAGCTCGAGCGCCTGTACGACAAATGCCGCTGGGCCGAGGGCCCGGTGTGGTTCAACGACGGGGGGTACCTGTTGTGGAGCGATATCCCCAACGAACGCATCCTGCGCTGGATACCTGACCACGGGGTGTCGGTGTTCCGGGCCAACTCCAACTTCGCCAACGGCAACACGCGCGACCTGCAAGGGCGGCTCGTGACCTGCGAGCACGGCACCCGACGAGTGACCCGCACAGAAGCCGATGGCAGCATCACCGTGCTGGCCGACCAATTCCAGGGCAAGCGCCTCAATTCGCCTAACGACGTGGTGGTGCACCGCGATGGCGCAGTGTGGTTCACCGATCCCACCTACGGCATCCTCAGCGATTATGAGGGCTTCAAGGCGGAACCGGAGCAGGAGGGCAGTTTCGTCTACCGGATCGACCCGCTCAGTGGCGTAATCGCCTGCATGGCCAACGACTTCGTACAGCCCAACGGCCTGGCGTTCAGCCCCGATGGCCAAACCCTCTACGTCGCGGATTCGGCCCGGAGCCACGACCCGGATGCGCCCCATCATATTCGCGCACTGGAGGTGATCGATGGCACGCGCTTGGGTGCGTCGAGGGTGTTCGCGGTGATCGAGCCGGGTATCCCAGATGGGTTTCGTATCGACGTGCAGGGCAATCTCTGGACCAGCGCCGGGGACGGGATTCAGTGCTTCGCCCCGGACGGGACCTTGTTGGGCAAGATCCGCCTGCCCGAGAAGGTCGCCAACTTGACGTTTGGCGGGCCGCGGCGCAATCGGCTGTTCATTGCGGCGAATACGTCGCTGTACATGATCCATGTGGCCGTGACGGGGGCGCAGTTGCCGTGAGAGGCGTACTGCGGGGGCGCAAAACGGTGATGGGGTCGGCATGCCGATCTGACGGCGTGGGGGGATGACTGAAAGTTATCGCTCAGTAAGCGTTTGTCATTAGGCAAGAACGCATCGAGAGCGGCAAGCTGCGCGAATCAGGCTCGATAATCATAAAAAGGGAGTAGTCCATGCGTCTCGTACAGTTTGAAAATACCCAAGGGCAGCGCCAGGTGGGCATGGTGGAGGGCGAGCAGATCCATATCGTCCTCGATACCACTTCGACCCGTGAGCTGGCGCTTGCCGCCATTCGCAACAAGCACTCGTTACAGGAAGAAGTCATCGCGCGAGGGACCCAACCGAGCGACGAGCGCTATGCGCTGGCCCTGGAGCAAGGGCGCGTGCTGCCGCCCCTTGACCATCAGGACCCGGCTCATTGCCTGGTGACCGGTACCGGCTTGACCCACCTGGGCAGCGCCTCCACCCGTGACAAGATGCACCAGCAAAAGGCCGCCGATCCCGGCACCCTGACCGACTCGGCGCAGATGTTCCAATGGGGTATCGAGGGCGGCAAGCCACAACCCGGCAGCCCTGGCGCGCAACCGGAGTGGTTCTACAAGGGCGACGGCTCTTGCGTGGTACGCCCCGGTGCCGCGTTGCAGCAGCCACCTTTCGCCGAAGATGGAGGCGAAGAGCCGGAGCTCACAGGGCTCTATGTGATCGGCGATGATGGCCGTCCGTACCGAGTGGGTTTCGCCTTGGGCAACGAGTTTTCCGACCACGTGCTCGAGCGTCGCAGCTACCTTTACCTGGCGCACTCCAAGCTGCGCAACTGCTCCTATGGTCCGGAACTGCGCGTCGGCGCCTTGCCGAGCCACCTGGCAGGCATCAGTCGGATCCGCCGCGGTGGCGAAGTGATCTGGGAGAAGGAGTTCCTCAGCGGCGAGGACAACATGTGCCACAGCCTGGAGAACCTTGAATACCACCACTTCAAGTATCAGCAGTTCTTGCGCCCAGGGGACGTGCACGTGCATTTCTTCGGCACCGCGACCCTGTCCGTCGCCGACAATATCCGCACCCAGGCGGGCGATGAGTTCGAGATCAGCATCAGTGAATTCGGCGCGCCGCTGCGCAATACGGTGCAAGTGAGCCGCGAGGTGTTTCGTCCGGGTGATGTGCGTAGCCTTTGATCGAAATGCAGGCTGTGTAAAACCATGGAAGCCGCCGCGTTTACCGGACGCTGGCGGTTTTTGTGCGGGCGCCGATCTCGATGCTCAAACGGCCGCACCCGCGCGGGCTGCAGGGTGTTGATCATGGCGTCTGGTTCGACTGGCGAGGAACATGCGAAATGCTTGATCGGTGTCGGTAGAGCCGGCGACGTTCCAGCAGGTAGTATTCATGTTTTGTACTACTGTAGGTGTTCGTGTGTTTATGCACTGCGATCGATTCTTCGCGCAACGGCTCAATAGAGCTGTGGCTTCTGGTGGTATCGGGCCTCGGTTACGCTCGTGCAATACCTCGCGCTCCCGCTTACGGCAATTAGCCTGTGCCGTACTGATGCTCGTGAGCAGTAGCAACCATGCGCTGGCCGACGGCGATCCAAAGGCAGGCGAAGCCTTGTTCACCAGGACCTGCGGCGGCTGCCACAAGATTGGACGCTATGCACAGGCCGCCTTCGCACCGCAACTGAACGGTATCTTCGGCCGTGTGGCGGGTACCACCCGCGACTACGTGTACTCCAGCGCCATGAAAGCCTCGGGTATTACTTGGCAGCGTGACACCCTCATGGCATTCATCAAGGATCCCAGCGACGTGGTGCCTGGCACCAATATGCATTTCTGGGGAATCAGCGATGCGCAAAAGCTAGACGACTTGCTGGCCTGGCTGCAGGCAAACCAGAACGCAGAATAGTTCGGCGATTGCCGATCTGGAATAACAATAGATCACATCGATATATGGCGCTTATAAGAAAACTGGCTATGCTGCGCCAGTTTTTTCATAAGGCCGCGCGCGGCATCTAGGGCAGTTGATGGATTTCGGTAATATCGGTTTCGTAGTGGCAGGCTTGGTCGTCGGTTTCATCGTGGGCATGACCGGGGTAGGGGGCGGGTCCTTCATGACGCCGATCCTGCTGTGGTTCGGTATCAACCCGGCAACCGCGGTGGGCACCGACCTGTTGTACGCGGCCATCACCAAATCCGGCGGCGTGCTGGTGCACCGCAGGAACGACAATATCGACTGGACCGTCACCGGTTGGCTGACCCTGGGCAGCGTCCCGGCCGTGGCCCTGACGCTGTGGTACCTCAGCTCACTGCATACCGCCCCTGAGGCGATGAACGCCATCATCAAACAGGGCCTCGGGGTGGTGTTGCTGCTGACCGCGCTGGCCGTGCTGTTCAAGCAACAGCTGCTCGACTTCGCCCACCGCCGTGCCGGAGGCCGTTATCAGCCCAGTGGTGCGCGGCTCA
Proteins encoded:
- a CDS encoding murein transglycosylase A → MPDLRFSWRALRLCSLPLLLLLASCEKNPAPTAPAPKPPTYVSVDWSALPAVSDADLLAGFSAWSSACTRLAKDPVWGATCSAASQVQANAPAVRAFLQQNLQAYSLRSGGNDKGLITGYYEPVYPGSLQRTERDTVPVYGVPDDLIIVNLDSIYPELKGKRLRGRLEGRVLKPYDDAATIQGKGANAPVLAWLSNQIDLQFLQIQGSGRIRLDNGRQVRIAYADQNGYPYKPVGRWLVEQGQLKKEEVSMGKIRDWALANPQRLPEMLASNPSYVFFTTRPDSNEGPRGSLNVPLTTGYSVAIDRKVIPLGSLLWLNTTRPDGTAVVRPVAAQDTGGAIAGEVRADLFWGTGDQAGELAGNMKQQGQIWLLWPKGMALPPVQP
- a CDS encoding MFS transporter produces the protein MSTEADNPAERHWQRNLTVCVFGAFTTIVAMTLLLPFLPLYVEHLGVTDPAAVVQWSGIAFGATFLSAALTAPLWGRLGDRYGRKLMLIRASLGMAIAMSLIGLAENIWQLVLLRLLAGLLGGYASGATILVATQTPKGRSGWALGVLSSGIMAGSLAGPLIGGLLPPLMGIRNTFFLAGGVIFITFLATLLLLKEVPRPPRTAGQQQADKVSVWRQLNNPRPVVTMFVIAGVLMFSTMSIEPIITVYLMELHADHLTLMAGLVMSATALGSILSASRLGKVADRIGHWRIVTLCLAAAAALLIPQALVTQPWQLVVLRFLMGLALGGLLPCIASIIRHNVPQGIAGRMLGYSTSSQYIGQVLGPVAGGFVGGHLGMRWVFLATFVLMAGCALVTLTQRPSTSS
- a CDS encoding WbuC family cupin fold metalloprotein, producing the protein MKQITRVELVDLAAQAAQAPRLRANRNLHPELQDPVQRLAIAMEPGTYVRVHRHPHTFELLTPLNGRFVVLNFDDQGQVTARTILGEDSAVLETPANTWHAVLSLDVSGVIFEVKQGAYQPVAAEDFWPGTPAEGEVGTEQVMAWYEVAQVGDSLAFLN
- the pcsA gene encoding phosphatidylcholine synthase, with translation MITLRSTARLKAWGAHGFTATGVVLAFMATIALFEGHPKTCLLWLGVALVVDGLDGALARKVNVQTVLAHFDGSTLDLVIDYLTYVFIPALFIYFYIPLPQYTLLLCVSIILVSSLFCFCNVNMKSKDNYFVGFPAAWNVVALCMYILDSSAWVNVVTIIGLGLLTLTRMKFLHPFRVRKFMPINIAVTAIWLLCSLSMVVNQPNNGTLILVVWSLMSAYFLLVCFWRTALEWVGRVRN
- a CDS encoding response regulator transcription factor — translated: MDILLVEDDPVHRAFLKEIIEGAMPECSHLWEAEDGRVGERLAHEHQVAAVVMDLQMPRHTGVEAAKTIWRERPDTSILFWSNYADEAYVRGISRIVPEGAAYGYILKTASEERLRLALRSLFIEQQCVIDREIRGVQQKAQDHLQGLNDSEYEVLQDIALGLTDRAIAGRRNLSLRSVQNRLQQLYEKLGVYQPDIRGERSAAFNLRSRAVNVAMLRKVLNRTAMEQAEAELQEWLRDPRNL
- a CDS encoding GAF domain-containing sensor histidine kinase, which encodes MQRPLISAEHVLQHFLGISRALAGQLDLQSMVNAVSDEIRFILPHDHIDVSLLLDGENHLHAYETGVQTAWSHFVDHPLPIVESPIRALLLGQVAFILSDDAMLDSRFHFPGAFAQPIFDAQLRSRLHVPLRARGEIIGALSCSTHSANFYTQADVDHTQHVADLLASYLYALRQADQAKHLEIAQAQTRAREEGLRLGALRLTEELESERQRIGMDLHDQTLADMTRLHRRIARLQLQAPVSADALQPVSTALQESMQELRRIIDAVKPTVLHLFGFAEGLEDLLLRSVRNSGLNIDTHLFDHSDGVAGQLSEAQQIALFRIVQEAVNNAIKHASPASITVQISRVAEHLQLTIVDDGQGLDGNNRMDTGGIKNMQTRAQLLGAQVQIDKGPGNRGTQVCVSLPLPVSQLREHA